One Halobaculum sp. CBA1158 DNA segment encodes these proteins:
- a CDS encoding DUF371 domain-containing protein, giving the protein MDEDTAGDEESPVREVTVRASGHEHVTAEHASTFEVTSDDWLTPAGDCIVGVEADATPADVPRSFVEACRSREATIVAEFSAADATQTVTGRGHPDLSYEGDRSMVGRTSDYVDERTIMVGADAAAGDFDRRLVTALERGAPLTMTLRVE; this is encoded by the coding sequence ATGGACGAGGACACGGCCGGCGACGAGGAGTCGCCGGTCCGGGAGGTGACGGTTCGGGCGTCCGGTCACGAGCACGTCACCGCCGAACACGCGAGCACGTTCGAGGTGACGAGCGACGACTGGTTGACGCCGGCGGGCGACTGCATCGTCGGCGTCGAGGCGGACGCGACGCCCGCAGACGTGCCGCGGTCGTTCGTCGAGGCGTGTCGCTCGCGAGAGGCGACGATCGTCGCCGAGTTCAGCGCCGCGGACGCGACCCAGACGGTGACCGGTCGCGGCCATCCCGACCTGTCGTACGAGGGCGACAGAAGCATGGTCGGTCGAACGAGCGACTACGTCGACGAGCGGACGATCATGGTCGGCGCGGACGCCGCCGCCGGCGACTTCGACCGGCGTCTCGTCACCGCCCTGGAGCGGGGCGCGCCGCTCACGATGACGCTCCGCGTCGAGTAG
- a CDS encoding methylglyoxal synthase codes for MRLALIAHDEQKDTLVEFAREYVDTLSKHDLLATGTTGKRLNEETDLTVERKSSGPLGGDMQIGAEVADGDCHGIVFLRDPLTAQPHEPDISALLRICDVHDVPLATNPVSAAYLVEGIDRDVSYQDR; via the coding sequence ATGCGCCTCGCGCTCATCGCCCACGACGAACAGAAGGACACCCTCGTCGAATTCGCCCGCGAGTACGTCGACACGCTCTCGAAACACGACCTGCTCGCGACGGGAACCACCGGAAAGCGCCTGAACGAGGAGACCGACCTCACGGTCGAGCGCAAGTCGTCGGGACCGCTCGGGGGCGACATGCAGATAGGCGCGGAGGTCGCCGACGGCGACTGTCACGGCATCGTCTTCCTGCGCGACCCGTTGACCGCCCAACCGCATGAACCGGACATCTCCGCACTCCTCCGGATCTGCGACGTGCACGACGTCCCGCTGGCGACCAACCCCGTGAGCGCCGCGTATCTCGTCGAGGGGATCGATCGCGACGTGAGCTATCAGGACCGATAG
- a CDS encoding beta-CASP ribonuclease aCPSF1, whose product MSQVEKQLADTKAQIESEIPDDVSVTDVKYEGPELVIYTRHPKEFAQNGDLVRRLASKLRKRITVRPHPDVLSKPREARAKIEEIIPDDAGVADLDFHEDTGEVVIEAEKPGMVIGRRGSTLREITQEVGWTPEVVRTPPIESSTVSNVRSFLKNEREERRDILERVGRTIHREEMADEQWVRITTLGCCREVGRASFILNTAETRILVDCGDKPGAEGEVPYLQVPEALGAGAQNVDAVVLTHAHLDHSALVPLLFKYGYDGPIYCTEPTRDLMGLLTLDYLDVASKEGRTPPYESAQVREAIKHTIPLEYGDVTDIAPDVKLTFHNAGHILGSAVSHFHIGDGLYNVAFSGDIHYDDTRLFNGAVNDFPRVETLVMESTYGGRNDYQTDQEDSERKLIEVINETYENDGKVLIPAFAVGRSQEIMMVLEEAMRTDKIPEMPVHLDGMIWEATAIHTTYPEYLRDELRDRIFHEDENPFLADQFNHIDGGEDERQEVADGGPCIVLSTSGMMTGGPIMSWLRHIGSEEESTLTFVGYQAQGTLGRRIQNGWDEIPVQDPRDRSRESTISLRMGIEVVDGFSGHADRQGLENFVKTMNPRPEKVLCVHGDERSVQDFSSALYHDYNMRTFAPKNLETFRFK is encoded by the coding sequence ATGAGTCAAGTCGAGAAGCAGTTAGCCGACACGAAAGCACAGATAGAATCGGAGATCCCGGACGACGTCTCGGTGACCGACGTGAAGTACGAGGGTCCCGAGCTCGTCATCTACACGCGCCATCCCAAGGAGTTCGCCCAGAACGGCGACCTCGTGAGACGGCTCGCGTCGAAACTCCGCAAGCGCATCACGGTCCGCCCGCATCCGGACGTGCTCTCCAAGCCGCGCGAGGCGAGAGCGAAGATCGAGGAGATCATTCCCGACGACGCCGGCGTCGCCGACCTCGATTTCCACGAGGACACCGGCGAGGTCGTCATCGAGGCCGAAAAGCCCGGCATGGTCATCGGCCGCCGCGGCTCCACGCTCCGTGAGATCACGCAGGAGGTCGGCTGGACGCCCGAAGTCGTCCGCACGCCGCCGATCGAGTCCTCGACGGTGTCGAACGTCCGCAGCTTCCTGAAGAACGAGCGCGAGGAGCGCCGCGACATCCTCGAGCGCGTCGGTCGCACCATCCACCGCGAGGAGATGGCCGACGAGCAGTGGGTCCGGATCACCACCCTCGGCTGCTGCCGCGAGGTCGGCCGCGCCTCGTTCATCCTCAACACCGCCGAGACGCGCATCCTCGTCGACTGCGGCGACAAGCCGGGCGCGGAGGGAGAGGTGCCGTACCTCCAGGTTCCGGAGGCGCTCGGCGCGGGCGCACAGAACGTCGACGCGGTCGTGCTCACGCACGCCCACCTCGACCACTCGGCGCTCGTTCCGCTGCTGTTCAAGTACGGCTACGACGGGCCGATCTACTGTACGGAGCCGACGCGCGACCTGATGGGGCTGCTCACGCTCGATTACCTCGACGTGGCGAGCAAGGAGGGCCGAACGCCGCCGTACGAGTCGGCGCAGGTGCGCGAGGCGATCAAACACACGATCCCGCTGGAGTACGGCGACGTGACTGACATCGCCCCCGACGTGAAGCTCACGTTCCACAACGCAGGCCACATCCTCGGGTCGGCGGTGTCGCACTTCCACATCGGCGACGGCCTCTACAACGTCGCCTTCTCCGGCGACATCCACTACGACGACACCCGCCTGTTCAACGGGGCGGTCAACGACTTCCCGCGCGTGGAGACGCTCGTGATGGAGTCCACCTACGGCGGCCGCAACGACTACCAGACCGACCAGGAGGACTCCGAGCGCAAGCTGATCGAGGTGATCAACGAGACGTACGAGAACGACGGGAAGGTGTTGATCCCGGCGTTCGCGGTCGGGCGCTCCCAGGAGATCATGATGGTGCTCGAGGAGGCGATGCGCACCGACAAGATCCCGGAGATGCCGGTCCACCTCGACGGGATGATCTGGGAGGCGACGGCGATCCACACCACCTACCCCGAGTACCTCCGCGACGAACTCAGGGACAGGATCTTCCACGAGGACGAGAACCCGTTCCTCGCCGACCAGTTCAACCACATCGACGGCGGCGAGGACGAGCGCCAGGAGGTCGCCGACGGCGGCCCCTGCATCGTCCTCTCCACCTCGGGGATGATGACGGGCGGACCGATCATGTCGTGGCTGCGCCACATCGGCAGCGAGGAGGAGTCCACGCTCACCTTCGTCGGCTACCAGGCCCAGGGAACCCTCGGTCGCCGGATCCAGAACGGGTGGGACGAGATCCCGGTACAGGACCCCCGCGACCGCAGCCGCGAGTCGACGATCTCCCTGCGGATGGGCATCGAGGTCGTCGACGGCTTCTCCGGGCACGCCGATCGCCAGGGGCTGGAGAACTTCGTGAAGACGATGAACCCGCGCCCGGAGAAGGTGCTGTGCGTCCACGGCGACGAGCGCTCCGTGCAGGACTTTTCCTCGGCGCTGTATCACGACTACAACATGCGGACGTTCGCGCCGAAGAACCTGGAGACGTTCCGGTTCAAATAA
- a CDS encoding oligosaccharyl transferase, archaeosortase A system-associated codes for MSRSDSDTTPDGGNPASAVPGIDYSFEGKSLTDILRDLYHVPALVAVVAFMLWVRLQSYDNFVRDGQVYFSGNDAWYHLREVRYTVANWPSTMPYDPWTYYPFGTAQGQFGTLYDQLVATAALVVGLGSPSQTLIAKTLLVAPAVFGALVAVPTYLIGKRLGGRLAGLFGAVILMFLPGTFLRRGLVGFADHNIAEPFFQGFAVVALMIALAVAQRDRPIWELVQAREWDELKPTLTWSAIAGVAVGLYIWTWPPAVLLLGIFAAYVAFQAVSDYAGGRSPDHVAFVAVVSMTVTALMALVRFQEASFTPSQFSLVQPVFALATVAGAVLLAFLARQFDAREFTDDRIDEYGFAGTVGLLGAVGVLLVIFVEAAPFTTIESNLLRFVGFSANAQARTIGEAQPFLQSGLVRYYGGFGVVLAEYGFAFITALAAAVWLLVKPLWKRGTTSDYYYLGGSALVVAFVFVGAPIFNDLAGALGLNPQVAGLGLVALLVFGAAARVRYDAEHLFVFVWAAFITAAAFTQVRFNYYLAVAVAGLNAYFLREALAVIGVDFSRDLSTPDVETYQVVAVAVTIMVVLGPVLVVPLSLGNTGQPSIDRTNTAVGVGNSTAPGAVTIWDENLEWMDDNTPEQGNLGGAGNADELEYYGTYERPPGNDFEYPEGSYGVMSWWDYGHWITTRGERVPHANPFQQGATSAANYLLAPSEERAEESLAEIDDDGEAEEMRYVMVDWQMTTIGSKFGAPTVFYDDGNVSSSDFYSPVLQRNQQGEVVGRAAFNEKKQRYYESMMVRLYKYHGSRAEPTVNTLFGEQVIVFDYDTVTAEDGTTYKVLPGGENASAIRPFPNETAAQEFVEEDGSAQIGGVGSFPREDVPALEHYRLVSTSDTSAYGSSEYQRSVLGESRAVGLRPSQLQQTSPQWVKTFEKVPGATVEGTGADPNETLTATVRMEVPNAGAGGNASTFTYEQQTTADEDGRFEFTLPYSTTGYDEYGPENGYTNVSVRADGGYTVTGEVETNESAYVIRNQGSFNVSEGVVNGDVDDTVSVTLEEEVLQAPEGAQNDSETNETANGTETNGSDNTSALSGIDSFQTSDSIDADGPATAGPTTGDTSTAGVALVGDAEPAVRAPVRGADALAP; via the coding sequence GCGATAGCGACACGACCCCGGACGGCGGAAATCCCGCCTCCGCCGTTCCGGGCATCGACTACTCCTTCGAAGGGAAGTCGCTCACGGACATCCTCCGCGACCTCTATCATGTCCCGGCACTCGTCGCGGTCGTCGCGTTCATGCTGTGGGTTCGCCTCCAGTCCTACGACAACTTCGTTCGGGACGGTCAGGTGTACTTCTCCGGGAACGACGCGTGGTATCACCTCCGCGAGGTCCGATACACCGTCGCGAACTGGCCCTCGACGATGCCGTACGACCCCTGGACGTACTACCCGTTCGGCACGGCACAGGGCCAGTTCGGTACCCTCTACGACCAACTAGTCGCCACAGCAGCTCTCGTCGTCGGCCTCGGGTCCCCCTCCCAGACCCTCATCGCTAAGACCCTCCTCGTCGCGCCGGCGGTGTTCGGCGCGCTCGTCGCGGTTCCCACCTACCTCATCGGCAAACGTCTCGGCGGCCGTCTCGCGGGGCTCTTCGGGGCAGTCATTCTGATGTTCCTCCCCGGCACCTTCCTCCGTCGGGGACTCGTCGGCTTCGCCGACCACAACATCGCCGAGCCGTTTTTCCAGGGCTTCGCGGTCGTCGCGCTCATGATCGCGCTCGCGGTCGCCCAGCGCGACCGACCCATCTGGGAACTCGTCCAGGCGCGCGAGTGGGACGAACTGAAGCCGACGCTGACGTGGAGCGCTATCGCGGGCGTCGCGGTCGGACTGTACATCTGGACGTGGCCGCCGGCCGTCCTCTTGTTGGGCATCTTCGCCGCCTACGTCGCGTTCCAGGCCGTCAGCGACTACGCGGGCGGCCGGTCGCCGGATCACGTCGCGTTCGTCGCGGTCGTCTCGATGACCGTGACCGCGCTGATGGCGCTAGTTCGCTTCCAGGAGGCATCGTTCACCCCCTCGCAGTTCAGTCTGGTCCAGCCCGTCTTCGCGCTCGCGACGGTCGCGGGCGCGGTCCTTCTCGCGTTCCTCGCTCGACAGTTCGACGCACGCGAGTTTACTGACGACCGGATCGACGAGTACGGCTTCGCCGGCACCGTCGGCCTCCTCGGCGCAGTCGGCGTCCTCCTCGTCATCTTCGTCGAGGCAGCTCCGTTCACGACGATCGAGAGCAACCTCCTCCGATTCGTCGGCTTCTCAGCGAATGCACAGGCGCGTACCATCGGCGAGGCCCAGCCGTTCCTCCAGTCCGGCCTCGTGCGATACTACGGCGGCTTCGGCGTCGTGCTCGCCGAGTACGGATTCGCGTTCATCACGGCGCTCGCGGCGGCTGTCTGGCTGCTCGTCAAGCCGCTGTGGAAGCGTGGCACGACATCGGACTACTACTACCTGGGCGGCTCCGCGCTCGTCGTCGCGTTCGTGTTCGTCGGCGCGCCGATCTTCAACGACCTCGCGGGCGCGCTGGGCCTGAACCCCCAAGTGGCCGGACTCGGTCTCGTCGCGCTGCTCGTGTTCGGGGCGGCCGCGCGCGTCCGATACGACGCCGAGCACCTGTTCGTGTTCGTGTGGGCGGCGTTCATCACGGCCGCCGCGTTCACGCAGGTCCGGTTCAACTACTACCTCGCGGTCGCGGTCGCGGGGCTGAACGCGTACTTCCTCCGCGAGGCGCTGGCCGTCATCGGCGTCGACTTCTCGAGGGACCTGTCGACGCCGGACGTCGAGACGTACCAGGTCGTCGCGGTCGCGGTGACGATCATGGTCGTGCTCGGTCCGGTACTGGTCGTTCCGCTGTCGCTGGGCAACACGGGGCAGCCCTCGATCGACCGCACGAACACCGCCGTCGGCGTCGGCAACAGCACGGCTCCGGGCGCTGTGACCATCTGGGACGAGAACCTGGAGTGGATGGACGACAACACCCCCGAACAGGGGAACCTCGGCGGCGCGGGCAACGCCGACGAGTTGGAGTATTACGGCACGTACGAGCGCCCTCCGGGCAACGACTTCGAGTACCCCGAGGGGAGCTACGGCGTGATGTCGTGGTGGGACTACGGGCACTGGATCACCACGCGCGGCGAGCGCGTCCCGCACGCGAACCCGTTCCAGCAGGGCGCGACCTCGGCGGCGAACTACCTGCTCGCACCCAGCGAGGAGCGCGCCGAGGAGTCGCTCGCTGAGATCGACGACGACGGCGAGGCCGAGGAGATGCGGTACGTGATGGTCGACTGGCAGATGACGACGATCGGGTCGAAGTTCGGCGCGCCCACCGTCTTCTACGACGACGGGAACGTCTCCTCGTCGGACTTCTACTCGCCGGTCCTCCAGCGGAACCAGCAGGGGGAAGTCGTTGGACGAGCGGCGTTCAACGAGAAGAAGCAGCGCTACTACGAGAGCATGATGGTGCGGCTGTACAAGTACCACGGCAGCCGCGCCGAGCCGACCGTGAACACGCTGTTCGGCGAGCAGGTGATCGTGTTCGACTACGACACGGTGACCGCGGAGGACGGCACGACCTACAAGGTCCTCCCGGGCGGCGAGAACGCCTCGGCGATCCGCCCGTTCCCCAACGAGACCGCCGCCCAGGAGTTCGTCGAGGAGGACGGCAGCGCCCAGATCGGCGGCGTCGGGTCGTTCCCGCGCGAGGACGTCCCCGCGCTGGAACACTACCGGCTCGTGAGCACGTCTGACACCTCGGCGTACGGCTCCAGCGAGTACCAGCGGTCGGTGCTCGGCGAGTCGCGGGCGGTCGGGCTGCGACCCTCGCAGCTCCAGCAGACCAGCCCGCAGTGGGTGAAGACCTTCGAGAAGGTGCCCGGCGCGACCGTCGAGGGCACGGGAGCCGACCCCAACGAGACGCTGACCGCCACCGTCCGGATGGAGGTGCCGAACGCGGGGGCCGGCGGTAACGCCTCGACGTTCACCTACGAGCAGCAGACGACCGCCGATGAGGACGGACGCTTCGAGTTCACGCTGCCGTACTCGACGACCGGGTACGACGAGTACGGGCCCGAGAACGGCTACACGAACGTCAGCGTCCGTGCCGACGGCGGCTACACCGTCACCGGCGAGGTCGAGACCAACGAGTCGGCGTACGTCATCCGCAACCAGGGGTCGTTCAACGTCAGCGAGGGCGTCGTGAACGGCGACGTGGACGACACCGTGAGCGTCACCCTGGAGGAGGAGGTCCTCCAGGCACCCGAGGGCGCACAGAACGACTCGGAGACGAACGAGACGGCGAACGGGACGGAGACGAACGGCTCCGACAACACGAGCGCGCTGTCGGGCATCGACTCGTTCCAGACCTCCGACTCGATCGACGCCGACGGACCCGCCACCGCCGGTCCGACGACTGGTGACACCTCGACCGCGGGCGTGGCCCTCGTCGGCGACGCCGAACCCGCGGTCCGCGCGCCGGTTCGAGGCGCGGACGCGCTCGCGCCGTAG
- a CDS encoding PT domain-containing protein: MVPDPGAGDDPPAEEQADDGASEGVAGDAVADETRARARLDENRRRLLGIAGAGVLGAAGVAGAWRASRAGGSPPTGTPSATPAPTATETATDDPTETPTDEPPGQVPALVRRYAPDLYYGRLEKWFPTDPRPYVVETADGRVVDGFTALDDYSAAFAETGEPPAPTVFYAVVEAADGIDAVQYWQYSVFDQFTVNFHWHDWELLQVFVDRESGRPLLLSASAHSRSVPNNEFLDPDLSGDARPGVLAEVGSHSSASEVNGRVPTFERLAGGDWNSDVSNDFVDVASGDPTRFAYGLPRDEGARLPFVMPELDGHRLDDHPDLSVGPEGFVDAAVTVSDWRGIPRPPESLPLRVPGLVFTHPESATDGDATYALEPIEVLSDVIDDFVGPQLSFEFAVPGFLEDRLASHITSVGIPWEQERFTDPLADVTDPAHRRRIDGRSPAGLRDRVVGRVRLLASGAEGALDRVSQGARDALGTSITVSFGSPPVELCTQLASADPVASVTRAGVLGFLHVDPGEHRLTVNGPGIAPLAVGFVHDGGLHRAGSAGDLTVVATEDAGWIRGDGRTTTGIAHVRIVEDYAGVVYEGAPVEADRFAVAVHRDGRYTVEVVDGAGRPGAYRVTPADFGDDGEAIREAVETGKASLAETLRAELADLLDLASEFARQDRGGDEVVERLSAALEAVDAATATAERGDAQSANDRLTRAAAALEEALDVLFSEDLGGYDDSSVVALYPRVQEAIDRAEVAVRTDLA, encoded by the coding sequence GTGGTACCAGACCCAGGGGCGGGCGACGACCCGCCCGCCGAGGAGCAGGCCGACGACGGCGCGTCCGAGGGCGTCGCCGGGGACGCCGTCGCAGACGAGACACGAGCGCGGGCTCGACTCGACGAGAACCGTCGTCGACTCCTCGGGATCGCCGGCGCGGGGGTGCTCGGTGCCGCCGGGGTCGCCGGCGCGTGGCGCGCGTCGCGCGCCGGCGGGTCGCCGCCGACGGGAACGCCGTCTGCGACGCCCGCGCCGACCGCCACAGAGACGGCGACCGACGATCCGACCGAGACGCCGACGGACGAACCGCCCGGCCAGGTGCCCGCGCTGGTCAGGCGGTACGCGCCCGACCTCTACTACGGCCGGTTGGAGAAGTGGTTCCCGACCGACCCGCGCCCGTACGTCGTCGAGACGGCGGACGGGCGGGTCGTCGACGGGTTCACGGCACTCGACGACTACTCGGCCGCGTTCGCCGAGACCGGTGAACCGCCCGCCCCGACCGTGTTCTACGCCGTCGTCGAGGCGGCAGACGGTATCGACGCGGTCCAGTACTGGCAGTACTCTGTGTTCGACCAGTTCACGGTCAACTTCCATTGGCACGACTGGGAGCTGTTGCAGGTGTTCGTCGACCGCGAGTCCGGCCGACCGCTGCTGCTGTCGGCGAGCGCACACTCCCGGTCGGTGCCGAACAACGAGTTTCTCGACCCCGACCTCTCGGGTGACGCCCGCCCGGGAGTCCTCGCGGAGGTCGGTTCTCACTCCAGCGCGAGCGAGGTCAACGGGCGCGTCCCGACGTTCGAGCGGCTCGCCGGCGGGGATTGGAACTCGGACGTGTCGAACGACTTCGTCGATGTCGCGTCGGGAGACCCGACCAGATTCGCCTACGGCCTCCCGCGCGACGAGGGCGCGCGCCTCCCGTTCGTCATGCCGGAACTCGACGGTCATCGCCTCGACGACCACCCCGACCTCTCGGTCGGCCCCGAGGGGTTCGTCGACGCGGCGGTCACCGTAAGCGACTGGCGCGGGATCCCTCGACCACCGGAGTCGCTCCCGCTTCGCGTCCCCGGGCTCGTCTTCACCCACCCGGAGAGCGCGACGGACGGCGACGCCACCTACGCGCTCGAACCGATCGAGGTCCTCAGCGACGTGATCGACGACTTCGTCGGCCCGCAGTTGAGCTTCGAGTTCGCGGTCCCCGGCTTCCTAGAGGACCGGCTCGCGAGCCACATCACGTCGGTCGGCATCCCCTGGGAGCAAGAGCGGTTCACCGACCCCCTCGCGGACGTTACCGACCCCGCACACCGCCGCCGGATCGACGGCAGGTCGCCCGCGGGACTGCGAGACCGCGTCGTCGGACGGGTGCGACTGCTCGCCTCGGGTGCCGAGGGCGCGCTCGACAGGGTGAGCCAGGGCGCACGCGACGCGCTCGGAACCTCGATCACCGTCTCCTTCGGGAGCCCGCCGGTGGAACTGTGTACGCAGCTCGCGAGTGCGGACCCGGTCGCGTCGGTCACTCGGGCGGGAGTGCTCGGATTCCTCCACGTCGACCCGGGCGAGCATCGACTCACGGTGAACGGTCCCGGGATCGCACCGCTGGCGGTCGGGTTCGTTCACGACGGCGGACTCCACCGCGCCGGCTCGGCGGGCGACCTGACGGTCGTCGCGACCGAGGACGCCGGCTGGATCCGCGGTGACGGCCGTACAACCACGGGAATCGCGCACGTCCGGATCGTCGAAGACTACGCGGGCGTCGTCTACGAGGGAGCGCCGGTGGAGGCGGACCGCTTCGCCGTCGCGGTCCACCGCGACGGCCGCTACACGGTGGAGGTCGTCGACGGCGCTGGCCGCCCGGGCGCGTACCGCGTCACCCCGGCGGACTTCGGCGACGACGGCGAGGCGATCCGCGAGGCCGTCGAGACGGGGAAGGCGAGCCTCGCGGAGACGCTGCGAGCGGAGCTGGCCGACCTCCTCGATCTGGCGAGCGAGTTCGCTCGGCAGGACCGCGGCGGCGACGAGGTCGTCGAGCGGCTTTCGGCCGCGCTGGAGGCCGTCGACGCGGCGACGGCGACCGCCGAGCGCGGCGACGCGCAGTCCGCGAACGACCGGCTGACGCGTGCGGCGGCGGCGCTGGAGGAGGCGCTCGACGTGCTGTTCAGCGAGGATCTCGGCGGCTACGACGACTCGTCGGTGGTGGCGCTGTACCCGCGCGTGCAGGAGGCAATCGACCGGGCAGAGGTGGCCGTGCGAACCGACCTCGCGTGA
- a CDS encoding DUF368 domain-containing protein gives MGTADAVPGVSGGTIALITGIYDRLIAAVTAATPGLALRALSGLRGDRERLRAAFREVDGAFLLALGAGIATAILTVTRALHVALETAPVPTYGFFFGLIGASAVVLRGEFRVDTPARAVAGAGGIVIAFVVSGSASAALGETALATFVAGAVAVSAMILPGISGSLLLVILGQYDRMTGALSTFVDSLIGVATGGPTAAVVRDGVPVVAFLAGGVVGLLTVAHAVRAALAARREATLAFLIGLVIGALRAPVERAGEEAGAWTAGLAGEFAVAGVVGAVAVFALDRLAGGIDLD, from the coding sequence ATGGGCACCGCCGACGCGGTCCCCGGCGTCTCGGGCGGAACGATCGCGCTGATCACGGGGATCTACGATCGACTGATCGCCGCCGTCACCGCGGCGACGCCGGGGCTCGCACTCCGTGCGCTCTCGGGACTGCGCGGCGACCGCGAACGGCTCCGCGCGGCGTTTCGAGAGGTCGACGGCGCATTCCTTCTCGCGCTCGGCGCGGGGATCGCGACGGCGATCCTCACAGTAACGCGGGCGCTCCACGTCGCGCTCGAGACCGCTCCCGTCCCCACGTACGGGTTTTTCTTCGGACTGATCGGGGCATCGGCGGTCGTGTTGCGCGGGGAGTTCCGGGTCGACACGCCCGCGCGGGCCGTCGCCGGAGCCGGCGGGATCGTAATCGCGTTCGTCGTCTCCGGGAGCGCCTCGGCCGCGCTCGGGGAGACGGCGCTGGCGACGTTCGTCGCCGGCGCGGTCGCCGTCAGCGCGATGATCCTCCCGGGCATCTCGGGGTCGCTGTTGCTCGTTATCCTCGGGCAGTACGACCGGATGACCGGGGCGCTGTCGACGTTCGTCGACTCGCTGATCGGCGTCGCGACCGGCGGGCCAACCGCGGCCGTCGTCCGCGACGGCGTCCCAGTCGTCGCCTTTCTCGCCGGCGGCGTCGTCGGCCTGCTGACCGTCGCTCACGCCGTCCGCGCGGCGCTTGCGGCGCGCCGAGAGGCGACGCTCGCGTTCCTGATCGGCCTCGTGATCGGGGCGCTTCGCGCGCCCGTCGAGCGCGCCGGCGAGGAGGCCGGCGCGTGGACCGCCGGCCTCGCGGGGGAGTTCGCGGTCGCGGGCGTCGTCGGTGCGGTCGCGGTGTTCGCACTCGACCGGCTCGCGGGCGGGATCGACCTCGACTGA